Part of the Desulfonatronum thiosulfatophilum genome is shown below.
GTCCGTATTGTTCAGTTGACCGCCGGGCAAGCCTTTTTCCACGAGAACGGTTTGCAGGGCCGCGCGTTGGGCATAGATGCCAGCCGTCAGGCCACTGGGGCCGCCGCCGATGATGATCAGGTCCAGGGTTCGGGTCGTCATTTCGCTTTCCTCCATGGTTGGACTGGAGTGATGGAACAGCCGTCGCCGCGGCGAAACAGGATCGACGGATCAGCCTTCACTGACTTCATAATATGACCACTGCCCGAATAAACAACATGCGTCTTCCAGGCAGTGCACATTTGGGGTCACATTTGGGGTCAGGTCTTGCTTTTTGATGTATTTCGTTCTTTTGTGATGATTCTGCTGACAGTAGCGCAATGAAGGCCAAGATGCGCGGCGATCGACTGCTGGGAATAACCGTAATCAATGTGGGCTGCTGCGATGGCCTTGTTCCGGCTCGGCTTTGTTTGCCGTTCCGGGAAAAGCTTCTCCAGGGAAGGTCGCAGCGCAAGGCGTTTGGACCCGAGGGACTTCAGTGAATACGGCTTTCTTCCGCAGAAATGGAGACAGCTTTTCCAGAAAAGATTCCGCCCTCAGAAGACATATTCCCTTCTTACACTGATCATTTACAGCCTTTAGGAACAGTCATTACCATCTCGGAATATTTCGCAAGAAAACCGTCTGCTGTCAAAAACCGCATTGGTTCACTTATAGATTGGGCTAGAAGAAGGCGGTCAAATGGGTCACGATGGAGAAGTGGTAGGTCGTGAACACAAGCAGCATGGCGAGTTGTTATGTCGAGTTCCTGGAAACCGCTTTCTGGAATTGCAATTTCAAAATCATGAGGATCACCTTGCAGTTTGCCAATTTTCGTCTTGATTGCAATTTCCCAAATCGATGCTGCGGAAACATAAATCTTGTCGGCATCGAGCATAATCCGCCGCGCCTTTGAACAAAAGTAGATCACTATCCAGCACCGACCAATGAATATTTGCGTATCGATCAAGATTCGCATTCACGCCCCTCGAACTCCGCAAGAACATCATCCGGCAAGGGGGCGTCAAAATCTTCCGAAACCTTGACTTTGCCGCGCAACACACCGAAACGTATGCTTTTTTTCTCATTATCAAATGACAAAAGCCGAGCCAATGGCTTGCCTGAACTGGAAATAACGATTTCCGCGCCTCTTTGCACCTCTGCAAGCAGCGTATGTATCTGCTTGTCCAATTCCTGTACTGTGACAGTCATTGTCGCCATAAATCGACCTCCTTGAATGCTTCCCATTCTTTCGATGTGGCGTGGGTCTCCGAAGCCTAAACCAACAGGTCCTTGACGCCCAGGAAAATCACAAAGGCTGAGGTTTTGATTATATACCAGGCATGGAAGGCCGCTGTTGTTCTGGAGAAGATATAACAGGGCCGGACTGCTGGCAAACCTACCCACCAACAGCACCGGGCAATCTCTTCATCGAATACACCCCCTCCACACCCCCAACCGGCGTAAATCTTCGTTGATCCTTGGAATCCAGCAGGTGTTTCACCCCGTCGAACACCTCGGTCACGAACTCTTTTGAGCCGATGATGCCGGAGTCCGTGAAGTACCGGCAGCGGTGGCGGAAAACATCGACGCGGTTGAGGCGGTACCTCTTTTTGCGCTCCTTTTCCACCACTTCTTTCTTCATCTGCTTGCCCTTGCCCGTGTCCATGGCACCGGTTTCGTAGACGAACTGCCGGTACTTGCGGATGATCTCGTTGGGATTGAACTCGTTCCATTCGTGCATGCCCAGGTTCATATCCAGTAACCCATGCCTATTCCCGGTCTGCACCAGATAACCCAGGCCGGACCAGCGGTAGTTTTCGGGCTTGTCCACTATTCCGGCCCGAACCGGATTGAGGTCTACGTACGCCAACAGGTTGACCAGGCTGGTTCCCTCCTGAACGATGACGCTCTTGAAGCGGTCACCCCAGAAGAATCCTTTTCTGTTCCGACGCTTGTTGAAATACCGCGTAAACCCCTGCTTGATGTCCTTCACGAATGCACCCAGGTTGACCAGTCGCCGACGATATTCCTGCACCTGATGCGGCATGATCACGGCATCGTCGCCGAACTGCTTCCTGTATCGCTTCCCAATCTCTTCATCAGTGGCCGCCTCTTCCGTGTGCATCCGAACCACCAAATGAAAGTGATTGCCCATCAAGCAGAACCCCAGCAAGTCAACGAAATAGAAATTGCTCAACCTGGCAACAATGGCCATAAGGTGATCTTTCTCAATGTCCTGCAAAGGAAAGCCGTCCAGAGCTGTCCTGGACATGATATGGTAGATGGTTGAGCTGTCGTTTCGGACAAACCTGGCGATGCGTCCCATGATTGCCTCCCTTGGATGAAGAAGTGTTGGTAAAACGGAAGTTAAACGTGAATATTATCGCCAGTCAAGTAAAAAGAACCTGTCCCTATGCTCCCTTACCAGATCGGCAAGAATGGAGAGAAACAACAACCGGTCGCCGTCCCTCAGAAAGATCTCTGATCGAGCAGTCACATGGTAGAGGGCGCCGGGAAACTCAATCCAAAGTAGTCTGGCCATGTATTCATGGCTTACCGCAAGAAATCAAAATACAAGACCTGACCCCGATTTCGTACTTGTTCATTGCGACGAAATCTGGACACGACTCGACGAACTATACATTGTATTTTGATTGCGGAAACATCCGAGCATAATCTTGAATATATCTCCGCCACGGCAGATCTTCCATGTACTCCATGTAGCCAACCACAGCATCAAGGTCTTTTTGCGATAAATGATTGCAATCCAGCATCGTCTTCATGAGCTCCAGGCTGTTCCAGACGCCAATGCTGAATACATTGGCGAGCTGAGTCATATCCCTATCATCCGTGACAACGGGCACGTCCAGGGCGAGGGCATGAGCAAGAATGTCGATATCTACTTCTTGGACACCTAATGACTGGGCCAAATTATAGTCGGAAATAT
Proteins encoded:
- a CDS encoding type II toxin-antitoxin system VapC family toxin — encoded protein: MRILIDTQIFIGRCWIVIYFCSKARRIMLDADKIYVSAASIWEIAIKTKIGKLQGDPHDFEIAIPESGFQELDITTRHAACVHDLPLLHRDPFDRLLLAQSISEPMRFLTADGFLAKYSEMVMTVPKGCK
- a CDS encoding type II toxin-antitoxin system Phd/YefM family antitoxin, translated to MATMTVTVQELDKQIHTLLAEVQRGAEIVISSSGKPLARLLSFDNEKKSIRFGVLRGKVKVSEDFDAPLPDDVLAEFEGRECES
- a CDS encoding transposase, whose protein sequence is MGRIARFVRNDSSTIYHIMSRTALDGFPLQDIEKDHLMAIVARLSNFYFVDLLGFCLMGNHFHLVVRMHTEEAATDEEIGKRYRKQFGDDAVIMPHQVQEYRRRLVNLGAFVKDIKQGFTRYFNKRRNRKGFFWGDRFKSVIVQEGTSLVNLLAYVDLNPVRAGIVDKPENYRWSGLGYLVQTGNRHGLLDMNLGMHEWNEFNPNEIIRKYRQFVYETGAMDTGKGKQMKKEVVEKERKKRYRLNRVDVFRHRCRYFTDSGIIGSKEFVTEVFDGVKHLLDSKDQRRFTPVGGVEGVYSMKRLPGAVGG